A genomic window from Onychostoma macrolepis isolate SWU-2019 chromosome 22, ASM1243209v1, whole genome shotgun sequence includes:
- the LOC131530984 gene encoding uncharacterized protein LOC131530984, translating to MALLFLLLLFTDCVSGAGTDETMSVMEGDYVTLHTNLTEIQNDDTILWMFGPKDLVISQITRKNDFTSFFVTDEAEFRGRLQLDQKTGSLTIRNTRIRHSGQYKLTISREQTTTKIFSVTVFGAVGETDGVKSVSVTEGNAVTLHTDTEIHTDDLILWRFGDKGILLAKIDVETKETSLNDADERFKGRLKLDQTGSLTIKNSRTEHAGLYEVQIKGHESSQRFLLFVTTVSELTLSSGEIAAIVAAVLLVLAAVLAVVVIYYRRKITALQTERKDPVTEGGSVTLHTNVTKLHKDDVIQWWYEDEDEKNLIAKIDKVKNKKPVYDGADGRFRSKLVLDGQTGNLTITDIRTIHSGLYKLKISSSKRTKYKTIFVPVTVETEKVTPGDSVTLQTDARIQEDDLLLWMFGAEKSLIAKIDSRTNRTDEKFGNTLRVTRNSVTDSTWTRRLDLLPLETLQIETLDSIKYKSSTVNRPQSRDSM from the exons ATGGCATTGCTCTTTCTGCTGTTATTGTTCACGGACT GTGTGTCTGGTGCAGGAACAGATGAGACGatgtcagtgatggagggagattatGTTACTCTACACACCAATCTTACTGAAATACAGAACGACGATACAATACTGTGGATGTTTGGACCTAAGGACTTGGTCATATCCCAAATAACGAGAAAGAACGATTTTACCTCATTTTTTGTCACTGATGAGGCTGAATTTAGAGGCAGATTGCAACTAGACCAAAAAACTGGCTCTCTGACCATCAGAAACACCAGAATCAGACACTCAGGACAATATAAACTAACCATCTCTAGAGAACAGACTACAACCAAGATATTTAGTGTTACTGTCTTTG GGGCAGTTGGTGAGACGGATGGAGTGAAGTCAGTGTCAGTGACGGAGGGAAATGCTGTCACTTTACACACTGATACTGAAATACACACAGATGATCTGATCCTGTGGAGGTTTGGAGATAAAGGCATCCTCCTGGCTAAAATCGATGTAGAGACTAAAGAGACCTCATTAAACGATGCTGATGAGAGATTCAAAGGCAGACTTAAGCtggatcagactggatctctgaccatcaagAACAGCAGAACTGAACACGCTGGACTTTATGAAGTACAGATCAAAGGCCATGAGAGTTCACAGCGATTCCTTCTTTTTGTCACGA CTGTTTCAGAATTGACCCTGTCTTCTGGTGAAATAGCAGCGATAGTTGCTGCTGTTCTGCTGGTGTTGGCTGCAGTTTTAGCTGTCGTGGTGATTTACTATCGCCGAAAGATTACTGCACTGCAAACAG AGAGGAAAGATCCAGTGACTGAGGGAGGTTCTGTCACTCTACACACCAATGTTACTAAACTACATAAAGATGATGTGATACAGTGGTGgtatgaagatgaagatgaaaagAATCTCATTGCTAAAATCGATAAAGTGAAGAATAAGAAACCCGTATATGATGGTgctgatgggagattcagaaGCAAACTGGTGCTGGATGGTCAGACTGGAAATCTCACCATCACAGACATCAGGACCATTCACTCTGGACTCTATAAACTCAAGATCAGCAGCAGCAAAAGAACCAAATACAAGACCATTTTTGTTCCCGTGACTG TGGAGACAGAGAAAGTGACGCcgggagattctgtcactctcCAGACTGATGCTAGAATACAGGAAGATGATTTGCTGCTGTGGATGTTCGGAGCTGAAAAGAGTCTCATTGCTAAAATTGATTCGAGGACAAATAGAACTGATGAgaaattcggtaacactttacg tgttaccagaaattCAGTGACAGACAGCACCTGGACGAGGAGACTGGATCTCTTACCATTAGAAACATTACAGATAGAGACTCTGGACAGTATAAAGTACAAATCATCAACAGTGAACAGACCACAATCAAGAGATTCAATGTGA